The following proteins come from a genomic window of Zonotrichia leucophrys gambelii isolate GWCS_2022_RI chromosome 4, RI_Zleu_2.0, whole genome shotgun sequence:
- the COMMD8 gene encoding COMM domain-containing protein 8 isoform X2, with the protein MPRLLEKLPAERALEFLHKVIDGICGRAYPRYQDYGNVWSLSEWMEVLAETVRYFKTAVGKNMSDEEAAQQIVELNSDYQEAITKCLKGRKEEIRNALVENVHAISSAQLQDFDWQLKLALSSDKISMLQMPLLNLDLDVRENGEIKPVSIEMNKEELQNLINALEAANKVVLQLK; encoded by the exons ATGCCGCGGCTGCTGGAGAAGCTCCCGGCGGAACGGGCGCTCGAG TTCCTTCATAAGGTAATTGATGGCATCTGTGGCCGTGCGTACCCTCGGTACCAGGATTATGGCAATGTTTGGAGCTTGTCGGAGTGGATGGAGGTTTTAGCAGAAACTGTGAGATATTTCAAAACTGCAGTTGGCAAAAATATGTCTGATGAAGAG gcTGCTCAGCAGATAGTGGAGTTAAATTCAGATTATCAAGAAGCAATCACAAAATGTCTGAAAGGtagaaaggaagaaatcagGAATGCCCTAGTAGAAAATGTACATGCAATCTcttctgcccagctgcaggatttTGACTGGCAGTTAAAG CTTGCTCTCTCCAGTGATAAGATCTCCATGCTGCAAATGCCACTCCTCAATCTTGATTTGGATGTGAGAGAAAATGGTGAAATTAAGCCAGTTTCTATAGAGATGAATAAGGAAGAGTTGCAGAACCTAATAAATGCACTGGAAGCTGCGAATAAG GTTGTCTTACAACTGAAATGA
- the COMMD8 gene encoding COMM domain-containing protein 8 isoform X1: MPRLLEKLPAERALEFLHKVIDGICGRAYPRYQDYGNVWSLSEWMEVLAETVRYFKTAVGKNMSDEEAAQQIVELNSDYQEAITKCLKGRKEEIRNALVENVHAISSAQLQDFDWQLKLALSSDKISMLQMPLLNLDLDVRENGEIKPVSIEMNKEELQNLINALEAANKVTFTHVIFCS; this comes from the exons ATGCCGCGGCTGCTGGAGAAGCTCCCGGCGGAACGGGCGCTCGAG TTCCTTCATAAGGTAATTGATGGCATCTGTGGCCGTGCGTACCCTCGGTACCAGGATTATGGCAATGTTTGGAGCTTGTCGGAGTGGATGGAGGTTTTAGCAGAAACTGTGAGATATTTCAAAACTGCAGTTGGCAAAAATATGTCTGATGAAGAG gcTGCTCAGCAGATAGTGGAGTTAAATTCAGATTATCAAGAAGCAATCACAAAATGTCTGAAAGGtagaaaggaagaaatcagGAATGCCCTAGTAGAAAATGTACATGCAATCTcttctgcccagctgcaggatttTGACTGGCAGTTAAAG CTTGCTCTCTCCAGTGATAAGATCTCCATGCTGCAAATGCCACTCCTCAATCTTGATTTGGATGTGAGAGAAAATGGTGAAATTAAGCCAGTTTCTATAGAGATGAATAAGGAAGAGTTGCAGAACCTAATAAATGCACTGGAAGCTGCGAATAAGGTAACTTTTACTCATGTAATATTTTGTTCCTGA